One genomic window of Stigmatopora nigra isolate UIUO_SnigA chromosome 13, RoL_Snig_1.1, whole genome shotgun sequence includes the following:
- the LOC144205944 gene encoding uncharacterized protein LOC144205944 isoform X1 has translation MKVSFLWQVVCFAGVLMPPAAARVHRRGLPGNHSVVAPEGGAHPPSFRLGSGQNASGEARRSDRGARSPGGGYSAQEPRNLISAITASSNCRNRPIDLVFIVDSSRSVRPAEFEKAKEFLIDMVDTLEIGSDATRVGLVNYASTVKIEFLLNTYFDKRALKEALARVQPLASGTMTGVAIRAAVDKAFVPEAGARPASMNIAKVAIVVTDGRPQDQVEEVSAAARAAGIEIYAVGVDRADLMSLRLMASRPLEDHVFYVETYGVIEKLTGKFRETLCGVDACSRGHRCQQLCVSDHDGQSYTCQCWAGYVLNADKRTCSRPDACSRGHDCQHICVNSGDSYVCKCASGYVLNADQKSCSRADPCAAGHDCEHICVDSGDSYVCKCHAGYVLNADGKSCSRVDPCARGNDCQHICVSNGNSYYCRCQAGYVLNLDQKTCSRPDACALGHNCQHTCVNSGDSYVCKCRPGYVLNADGRTCSRPDACALGHHCQHICVNSGDSYVCKCRAGYLLNADRRSCSRPDACALGHDCQHICVNGGDSYVCKCRAGYLLNADRRTCSRPDACSLGHNCHHTCVNSGDSYVCKCRAGYLLIADRRTCSQELRAELTEDACKCEAQILFQKKVQSSIQELSRRLDDLTGRLNQIEEQPQY, from the exons ATGAAGGTCTCGTTCCTCTGGCAAGTGGTCTGTTTCGCCGGCGTCCTGATGCCACCCGCCGCCGCCCGGGTTCACCGGCGTGGCCTTCCGGGCAACCACTCCGTGGTGGCCCCCGAGGGGGGCGCGCACCCGCCGAGCTTCCGCCTCGGGTCCGGCCAAAACGCCTCGGGGGAGGCGCGGAGGAGCGACCGCGGCGCACGGTCCCCCGGCGGCGGCTACTCGGCGCAGGAACCACGCAACCTCATCTCGGCGA TCACGGCGTCGTCCAACTGCCGGAACCGTCCCATCGACCTGGTCTTCATCGTGGACAGCTCTCGCAGCGTGAGGCCGGCCGAGTTCGAGAAGGCCAAGGAGTTCCTGATCGACATGGTGGACACGCTGGAGATCGGCTCGGACGCCACCCGGGTGGGCCTGGTCAATTACGCCAGCACGGTCAAGATCGAGTTCCTGTTGAACACCTACTTCGACAAGCGGGCCCTGAAAGAAGCCCTGGCCCGCGTGCAGCCGCTGGCCTCCGGCACCATGACGGGCGTGGCCATCCGGGCCGCCGTGGACAAGGCCTTCGTGCCGGAGGCGGGGGCCCGCCCCGCCTCCATGAACATCGCCAAGGTGGCCATCGTGGTGACCGACGGGAGGCCCCAGGACCAGGTGGAGGAGGTCTCGGCGGCGGCCCGGGCGGCCGGCATCGAGATCTACGCCGTGGGCGTGGACAGGGCCGACCTGATGTCCCTCCGCCTCATGGCCAGCCGGCCCCTGGAAGACCACGTCTTTTACGTGGAGACCTACGGCGTCATCGAGAAGCTGACGGGGAAATTCAGGGAGACCTTATGCG GAGTGGACGCGTGCTCTCGCGGCCATCGCTGCCAGCAGCTCTGCGTCTCCGACCACGACGGCCAGTCGTACACGTGTCAGTGCTGGGCCGGCTACGTGCTCAACGCGGACAAGAGGACGTGCTCAC GCCCGGACGCCTGTTCCCGCGGACACGACTGCCAGCACATTTGCGTCAACAGCGGCGACTCGTACGTGTGCAAGTGCGCCTCGGGCTACGTCCTCAACGCCGACCAAAAGTCCTGCTCGC GCGCCGACCCGTGCGCCGCCGGACACGACTGCGAGCACATCTGCGTGGACAGCGGAGACTCTTACGTCTGCAAATGCCACGCGGGATACGTATTGAACGCCGACGGAAAATCCTGCTCAC GCGTGGATCCGTGCGCCAGAGGGAACGACTGCCAGCACATCTGCGTCAGCAACGGCAACTCGTACTACTGCAGATGTCAAGCGGGCTACGTGCTCAATCTGGATCAGAAAACGTGTTCAC GTCCGGACGCTTGCGCCCTGGGACACAACTGCCAGCACACCTGCGTCAACAGCGGGGATTCCTACGTCTGCAAGTGTCGTCCGGGATACGTCTTGAACGCCGACGGGAGAACCTGCTCCC GTCCGGACGCTTGCGCCCTGGGACACCACTGCCAGCACATTTGCGTCAACAGCGGGGATTCCTACGTCTGCAAGTGCCGCGCCGGCTACCTCTTGAACGCCGACCGGCGCTCGTGCTCAC GCCCGGACGCTTGCGCCCTGGGACACGACTGCCAGCACATTTGCGTCAACGGCGGAGATTCCTACGTCTGCAAGTGCCGCGCCGGCTACCTTTTGAACGCCGACCGCAGAACGTGCTCGC GTCCGGACGCCTGTTCGCTTGGGCACAACTGCCATCACACGTGCGTCAATAGCGGGGACTCGTACGTCTGCAAGTGCCGCGCCGGGTACCTCTTGATCGCCGACCGCAGGACGTGCTCAC AGGAACTGAGAGCAGAATTAACAGAGGACGCCTGCAAGTGTGAAGCTCAGATTCTGTTCCAGAAAAAAGTGCAGTCCAGCATTCAAGAGTTGAGCAGAAGAC TGGATGACCTCACAGGGCGATTGAACCAGATTGAGGAGCAACCGCAGTATTAG
- the LOC144205944 gene encoding uncharacterized protein LOC144205944 isoform X2 has product MKVSFLWQVVCFAGVLMPPAAARVHRRGLPGNHSVVAPEGGAHPPSFRLGSGQNASGEARRSDRGARSPGGGYSAQEPRNLISAITASSNCRNRPIDLVFIVDSSRSVRPAEFEKAKEFLIDMVDTLEIGSDATRVGLVNYASTVKIEFLLNTYFDKRALKEALARVQPLASGTMTGVAIRAAVDKAFVPEAGARPASMNIAKVAIVVTDGRPQDQVEEVSAAARAAGIEIYAVGVDRADLMSLRLMASRPLEDHVFYVETYGVIEKLTGKFRETLCGVDACSRGHRCQQLCVSDHDGQSYTCQCWAGYVLNADKRTCSRPDACSRGHDCQHICVNSGDSYVCKCASGYVLNADQKSCSRADPCAAGHDCEHICVDSGDSYVCKCHAGYVLNADGKSCSRVDPCARGNDCQHICVSNGNSYYCRCQAGYVLNLDQKTCSRPDACALGHNCQHTCVNSGDSYVCKCRPGYVLNADGRTCSRPDACALGHHCQHICVNSGDSYVCKCRAGYLLNADRRSCSRPDACALGHDCQHICVNGGDSYVCKCRAGYLLNADRRTCSRPDACSLGHNCHHTCVNSGDSYVCKCRAGYLLIADRRTCSLAKERALWEAPVRRPGPPKVRALISLVVIYGRLTSAP; this is encoded by the exons ATGAAGGTCTCGTTCCTCTGGCAAGTGGTCTGTTTCGCCGGCGTCCTGATGCCACCCGCCGCCGCCCGGGTTCACCGGCGTGGCCTTCCGGGCAACCACTCCGTGGTGGCCCCCGAGGGGGGCGCGCACCCGCCGAGCTTCCGCCTCGGGTCCGGCCAAAACGCCTCGGGGGAGGCGCGGAGGAGCGACCGCGGCGCACGGTCCCCCGGCGGCGGCTACTCGGCGCAGGAACCACGCAACCTCATCTCGGCGA TCACGGCGTCGTCCAACTGCCGGAACCGTCCCATCGACCTGGTCTTCATCGTGGACAGCTCTCGCAGCGTGAGGCCGGCCGAGTTCGAGAAGGCCAAGGAGTTCCTGATCGACATGGTGGACACGCTGGAGATCGGCTCGGACGCCACCCGGGTGGGCCTGGTCAATTACGCCAGCACGGTCAAGATCGAGTTCCTGTTGAACACCTACTTCGACAAGCGGGCCCTGAAAGAAGCCCTGGCCCGCGTGCAGCCGCTGGCCTCCGGCACCATGACGGGCGTGGCCATCCGGGCCGCCGTGGACAAGGCCTTCGTGCCGGAGGCGGGGGCCCGCCCCGCCTCCATGAACATCGCCAAGGTGGCCATCGTGGTGACCGACGGGAGGCCCCAGGACCAGGTGGAGGAGGTCTCGGCGGCGGCCCGGGCGGCCGGCATCGAGATCTACGCCGTGGGCGTGGACAGGGCCGACCTGATGTCCCTCCGCCTCATGGCCAGCCGGCCCCTGGAAGACCACGTCTTTTACGTGGAGACCTACGGCGTCATCGAGAAGCTGACGGGGAAATTCAGGGAGACCTTATGCG GAGTGGACGCGTGCTCTCGCGGCCATCGCTGCCAGCAGCTCTGCGTCTCCGACCACGACGGCCAGTCGTACACGTGTCAGTGCTGGGCCGGCTACGTGCTCAACGCGGACAAGAGGACGTGCTCAC GCCCGGACGCCTGTTCCCGCGGACACGACTGCCAGCACATTTGCGTCAACAGCGGCGACTCGTACGTGTGCAAGTGCGCCTCGGGCTACGTCCTCAACGCCGACCAAAAGTCCTGCTCGC GCGCCGACCCGTGCGCCGCCGGACACGACTGCGAGCACATCTGCGTGGACAGCGGAGACTCTTACGTCTGCAAATGCCACGCGGGATACGTATTGAACGCCGACGGAAAATCCTGCTCAC GCGTGGATCCGTGCGCCAGAGGGAACGACTGCCAGCACATCTGCGTCAGCAACGGCAACTCGTACTACTGCAGATGTCAAGCGGGCTACGTGCTCAATCTGGATCAGAAAACGTGTTCAC GTCCGGACGCTTGCGCCCTGGGACACAACTGCCAGCACACCTGCGTCAACAGCGGGGATTCCTACGTCTGCAAGTGTCGTCCGGGATACGTCTTGAACGCCGACGGGAGAACCTGCTCCC GTCCGGACGCTTGCGCCCTGGGACACCACTGCCAGCACATTTGCGTCAACAGCGGGGATTCCTACGTCTGCAAGTGCCGCGCCGGCTACCTCTTGAACGCCGACCGGCGCTCGTGCTCAC GCCCGGACGCTTGCGCCCTGGGACACGACTGCCAGCACATTTGCGTCAACGGCGGAGATTCCTACGTCTGCAAGTGCCGCGCCGGCTACCTTTTGAACGCCGACCGCAGAACGTGCTCGC GTCCGGACGCCTGTTCGCTTGGGCACAACTGCCATCACACGTGCGTCAATAGCGGGGACTCGTACGTCTGCAAGTGCCGCGCCGGGTACCTCTTGATCGCCGACCGCAGGACGTGCTCAC TCGCGAAGGAACGAGCGCTTTGGGAAGCCCCCGTCCGACGTCCAGGTCCGCCCAAGGTTCGGGCCCTCATCTCTCTGGTGGTCATTTATGGACGTTTAACCAGCGCTCCATAA
- the LOC144205944 gene encoding uncharacterized protein LOC144205944 isoform X4: MKVSFLWQVVCFAGVLMPPAAARVHRRGLPGNHSVVAPEGGAHPPSFRLGSGQNASGEARRSDRGARSPGGGYSAQEPRNLISAITASSNCRNRPIDLVFIVDSSRSVRPAEFEKAKEFLIDMVDTLEIGSDATRVGLVNYASTVKIEFLLNTYFDKRALKEALARVQPLASGTMTGVAIRAAVDKAFVPEAGARPASMNIAKVAIVVTDGRPQDQVEEVSAAARAAGIEIYAVGVDRADLMSLRLMASRPLEDHVFYVETYGVIEKLTGKFRETLCGVDACSRGHRCQQLCVSDHDGQSYTCQCWAGYVLNADKRTCSRRPGRLFPRTRLPAHLRQQRRLVRVQVRLGLRPQRRPKVLLARRPVRRRTRLRAHLRGQRRLLRLQMPRGIRIERRRKILLTRGSVRQRERLPAHLRQQRQLVLLQMSSGLRAQSGSENVFTSGRLRPGTQLPAHLRQQRGFLRLQVSSGIRLERRRENLLPSGRLRPGTPLPAHLRQQRGFLRLQVPRRLPLERRPALVLTPGRLRPGTRLPAHLRQRRRFLRLQVPRRLPFERRPQNVLASGRLFAWAQLPSHVRQ; encoded by the exons ATGAAGGTCTCGTTCCTCTGGCAAGTGGTCTGTTTCGCCGGCGTCCTGATGCCACCCGCCGCCGCCCGGGTTCACCGGCGTGGCCTTCCGGGCAACCACTCCGTGGTGGCCCCCGAGGGGGGCGCGCACCCGCCGAGCTTCCGCCTCGGGTCCGGCCAAAACGCCTCGGGGGAGGCGCGGAGGAGCGACCGCGGCGCACGGTCCCCCGGCGGCGGCTACTCGGCGCAGGAACCACGCAACCTCATCTCGGCGA TCACGGCGTCGTCCAACTGCCGGAACCGTCCCATCGACCTGGTCTTCATCGTGGACAGCTCTCGCAGCGTGAGGCCGGCCGAGTTCGAGAAGGCCAAGGAGTTCCTGATCGACATGGTGGACACGCTGGAGATCGGCTCGGACGCCACCCGGGTGGGCCTGGTCAATTACGCCAGCACGGTCAAGATCGAGTTCCTGTTGAACACCTACTTCGACAAGCGGGCCCTGAAAGAAGCCCTGGCCCGCGTGCAGCCGCTGGCCTCCGGCACCATGACGGGCGTGGCCATCCGGGCCGCCGTGGACAAGGCCTTCGTGCCGGAGGCGGGGGCCCGCCCCGCCTCCATGAACATCGCCAAGGTGGCCATCGTGGTGACCGACGGGAGGCCCCAGGACCAGGTGGAGGAGGTCTCGGCGGCGGCCCGGGCGGCCGGCATCGAGATCTACGCCGTGGGCGTGGACAGGGCCGACCTGATGTCCCTCCGCCTCATGGCCAGCCGGCCCCTGGAAGACCACGTCTTTTACGTGGAGACCTACGGCGTCATCGAGAAGCTGACGGGGAAATTCAGGGAGACCTTATGCG GAGTGGACGCGTGCTCTCGCGGCCATCGCTGCCAGCAGCTCTGCGTCTCCGACCACGACGGCCAGTCGTACACGTGTCAGTGCTGGGCCGGCTACGTGCTCAACGCGGACAAGAGGACGTGCTCAC GCAGGCCCGGACGCCTGTTCCCGCGGACACGACTGCCAGCACATTTGCGTCAACAGCGGCGACTCGTACGTGTGCAAGTGCGCCTCGGGCTACGTCCTCAACGCCGACCAAAAGTCCTGCTCGC GCGCCGACCCGTGCGCCGCCGGACACGACTGCGAGCACATCTGCGTGGACAGCGGAGACTCTTACGTCTGCAAATGCCACGCGGGATACGTATTGAACGCCGACGGAAAATCCTGCTCAC GCGTGGATCCGTGCGCCAGAGGGAACGACTGCCAGCACATCTGCGTCAGCAACGGCAACTCGTACTACTGCAGATGTCAAGCGGGCTACGTGCTCAATCTGGATCAGAAAACGTGTTCAC GTCCGGACGCTTGCGCCCTGGGACACAACTGCCAGCACACCTGCGTCAACAGCGGGGATTCCTACGTCTGCAAGTGTCGTCCGGGATACGTCTTGAACGCCGACGGGAGAACCTGCTCCC GTCCGGACGCTTGCGCCCTGGGACACCACTGCCAGCACATTTGCGTCAACAGCGGGGATTCCTACGTCTGCAAGTGCCGCGCCGGCTACCTCTTGAACGCCGACCGGCGCTCGTGCTCAC GCCCGGACGCTTGCGCCCTGGGACACGACTGCCAGCACATTTGCGTCAACGGCGGAGATTCCTACGTCTGCAAGTGCCGCGCCGGCTACCTTTTGAACGCCGACCGCAGAACGTGCTCGC GTCCGGACGCCTGTTCGCTTGGGCACAACTGCCATCACACGTGCGTCAATAG
- the LOC144205944 gene encoding uncharacterized protein LOC144205944 isoform X3 produces MKVSFLWQVVCFAGVLMPPAAARVHRRGLPGNHSVVAPEGGAHPPSFRLGSGQNASGEARRSDRGARSPGGGYSAQEPRNLISAITASSNCRNRPIDLVFIVDSSRSVRPAEFEKAKEFLIDMVDTLEIGSDATRVGLVNYASTVKIEFLLNTYFDKRALKEALARVQPLASGTMTGVAIRAAVDKAFVPEAGARPASMNIAKVAIVVTDGRPQDQVEEVSAAARAAGIEIYAVGVDRADLMSLRLMASRPLEDHVFYVETYGVIEKLTGKFRETLCGVDACSRGHRCQQLCVSDHDGQSYTCQCWAGYVLNADKRTCSRPDACSRGHDCQHICVNSGDSYVCKCASGYVLNADQKSCSRADPCAAGHDCEHICVDSGDSYVCKCHAGYVLNADGKSCSRVDPCARGNDCQHICVSNGNSYYCRCQAGYVLNLDQKTCSRPDACALGHNCQHTCVNSGDSYVCKCRPGYVLNADGRTCSRPDACALGHHCQHICVNSGDSYVCKCRAGYLLNADRRSCSRPDACALGHDCQHICVNGGDSYVCKCRAGYLLNADRRTCSRPDACSLGHNCHHTCVNSGDSYVCKCRAGYLLIADRRTCSLAKERALWEAPVRRPGPPKRN; encoded by the exons ATGAAGGTCTCGTTCCTCTGGCAAGTGGTCTGTTTCGCCGGCGTCCTGATGCCACCCGCCGCCGCCCGGGTTCACCGGCGTGGCCTTCCGGGCAACCACTCCGTGGTGGCCCCCGAGGGGGGCGCGCACCCGCCGAGCTTCCGCCTCGGGTCCGGCCAAAACGCCTCGGGGGAGGCGCGGAGGAGCGACCGCGGCGCACGGTCCCCCGGCGGCGGCTACTCGGCGCAGGAACCACGCAACCTCATCTCGGCGA TCACGGCGTCGTCCAACTGCCGGAACCGTCCCATCGACCTGGTCTTCATCGTGGACAGCTCTCGCAGCGTGAGGCCGGCCGAGTTCGAGAAGGCCAAGGAGTTCCTGATCGACATGGTGGACACGCTGGAGATCGGCTCGGACGCCACCCGGGTGGGCCTGGTCAATTACGCCAGCACGGTCAAGATCGAGTTCCTGTTGAACACCTACTTCGACAAGCGGGCCCTGAAAGAAGCCCTGGCCCGCGTGCAGCCGCTGGCCTCCGGCACCATGACGGGCGTGGCCATCCGGGCCGCCGTGGACAAGGCCTTCGTGCCGGAGGCGGGGGCCCGCCCCGCCTCCATGAACATCGCCAAGGTGGCCATCGTGGTGACCGACGGGAGGCCCCAGGACCAGGTGGAGGAGGTCTCGGCGGCGGCCCGGGCGGCCGGCATCGAGATCTACGCCGTGGGCGTGGACAGGGCCGACCTGATGTCCCTCCGCCTCATGGCCAGCCGGCCCCTGGAAGACCACGTCTTTTACGTGGAGACCTACGGCGTCATCGAGAAGCTGACGGGGAAATTCAGGGAGACCTTATGCG GAGTGGACGCGTGCTCTCGCGGCCATCGCTGCCAGCAGCTCTGCGTCTCCGACCACGACGGCCAGTCGTACACGTGTCAGTGCTGGGCCGGCTACGTGCTCAACGCGGACAAGAGGACGTGCTCAC GCCCGGACGCCTGTTCCCGCGGACACGACTGCCAGCACATTTGCGTCAACAGCGGCGACTCGTACGTGTGCAAGTGCGCCTCGGGCTACGTCCTCAACGCCGACCAAAAGTCCTGCTCGC GCGCCGACCCGTGCGCCGCCGGACACGACTGCGAGCACATCTGCGTGGACAGCGGAGACTCTTACGTCTGCAAATGCCACGCGGGATACGTATTGAACGCCGACGGAAAATCCTGCTCAC GCGTGGATCCGTGCGCCAGAGGGAACGACTGCCAGCACATCTGCGTCAGCAACGGCAACTCGTACTACTGCAGATGTCAAGCGGGCTACGTGCTCAATCTGGATCAGAAAACGTGTTCAC GTCCGGACGCTTGCGCCCTGGGACACAACTGCCAGCACACCTGCGTCAACAGCGGGGATTCCTACGTCTGCAAGTGTCGTCCGGGATACGTCTTGAACGCCGACGGGAGAACCTGCTCCC GTCCGGACGCTTGCGCCCTGGGACACCACTGCCAGCACATTTGCGTCAACAGCGGGGATTCCTACGTCTGCAAGTGCCGCGCCGGCTACCTCTTGAACGCCGACCGGCGCTCGTGCTCAC GCCCGGACGCTTGCGCCCTGGGACACGACTGCCAGCACATTTGCGTCAACGGCGGAGATTCCTACGTCTGCAAGTGCCGCGCCGGCTACCTTTTGAACGCCGACCGCAGAACGTGCTCGC GTCCGGACGCCTGTTCGCTTGGGCACAACTGCCATCACACGTGCGTCAATAGCGGGGACTCGTACGTCTGCAAGTGCCGCGCCGGGTACCTCTTGATCGCCGACCGCAGGACGTGCTCAC TCGCGAAGGAACGAGCGCTTTGGGAAGCCCCCGTCCGACGTCCAGGTCCGCCCAAG AGGAACTGA
- the LOC144205942 gene encoding G-protein coupled receptor family C group 6 member A-like, whose protein sequence is MPLYIPARSSVPFFRVMLLFGIAAGAALALALALTTEEHSLPSAYLPGDVVIGGLFPIHLQSNRSGVPGPLSCSRYSYQMFLQAQAMIYAIGEVNRRGLLPNVTLGYHIRDTCGDVGLALGATLDLLRGPPGSPGCGPGSFSGPAKLAAVIGERFSEVSIAVARILALESVPQISYASSSELLSRKFKFPTFLRTISSDQYQTRAIAQLVELFNWKSVAIVGSDDEYGKYGSERLASLFARSRDVCLEWLSILPGHFAQNGSESRRALRELLDAVNASGAEAVVLFTKKSNVEPILEAAVRRRLNRTWIASDSWSNSAALAARPGIRRAGRFFGFDSSRKPVPGFREHILSGFGGGLGGAADGLLDYHGTRFPLCSHGGDVNCTLMDGAEAGGRCVDIRCLAGHVDESETYNVHLAVRAIVEGVRRLLRCGRRQCERKANFSASELLAEIKKINLTIDSTRLFFDANGDPSLGYDILHWDTAAPKRPIRIIGEYWPNGQIAVPPDLVERMRGVRVTAYNCSKSCKAGQELKRQKAHMPCCADCVPCAQGEYSAGRGAECRRCREDQYSAPGQERCLEKKLDFLGWSDPLAVILSVAGAAGALATAVTAVLFAVHRATPVVKAVGGSPLCFVELSALLTCFGLTFSFPGEPGAVSCVAGTPLFGTAFSLCASCILANLLQILGGFASARRPARLARLARRPALVVALLTGIQLALCACWLGLAPPAPARNNLSRSVLLECHKGPEGFFVATLAYNALLALLSFLFAFQGRRLPDLYKNASLVAVGMLLYLIVWALFIPIYVNLFGAYKHAIESAAILISSYGALCCHLAPKCYIMLFRKEINEQRAILEYVRKHYEAKGISVVK, encoded by the exons ATGCCGCTATATATACCAGCACGGTCGTCGGTGCCGTTTTTTCGGGTCATGTTGCTTTTCGGGATAGCGGCCGGCGCCGCGCTGGCGCTGGCGTTGGCGCTGACTACGGAAGAGCATTCTCTGCCGAGTGCCTACCTTCCGGGCGACGTCGTCATCGGAGGACTTTTCCCAATTCACCTCCAAAGTAACAGGTCCGGCGTGCCCGGACCGCTCTCCTGCAGCCG CTACAGCTACCAAATGTTTCTCCAAGCCCAAGCCATGATTTACGCCATCGGAGAAGTCAACCGGCGCGGGCTCCTGCCCAACGTCACGCTGGGATACCACATCCGCGACACGTGCGGTGACGTGGGCCTGGCCCTCGGGGCCACGCTGGATCTGCTGCGGGGCCCGCCGGGCTCCCCGGGCTGCGGGCCCGGGTCGTTCTCGGGGCCGGCCAAATTGGCGGCGGTGATCGGCGAGCGTTTCTCCGAGGTCTCCATCGCCGTGGCGCGGATTCTGGCCCTGGAGTCCGTCCCCCAG atcagCTACGCGTCAAGCAGCGAGCTGCTGAGCAGAAAGTTCAAGTTCCCCACTTTCCTACGAACCATTTCCAGCGACCAATATCAGACCCGGGCCATCGCCCAGCTGGTGGAGCTCTTCAACTGGAAATCCGTGGCCATCGTGGGAAGCGACGACGAGTACGGCAAGTACGGCAGCGAACGCCTGGCCTCTCTTTTCGCGCGGAGCAGAGACGTGTGCCTGGAGTGGCTGAGCATCCTGCCCGGCCATTTCGCCCAAAACGGCTCGGAGAGCCGCCGGGCCCTGCGGGAACTGCTGGACGCCGTCAACGCCTCCGGCGCCGAGGCCGTGGTGCTCTTCACCAAGAAGAGCAACGTGGAGCCCATCTTGGAGGCCGCCGTGCGCCGCCGCCTCAACCGGACCTGGATCGCCAGCGACAGCTGGTCCAACTCGGCCGCCCTGGCCGCCCGGCCGGGCATCCGGCGGGCCGGACGCTTCTTTGGTTTCGACTCCAGTAGGAAGCCGGTGCCCGGTTTCCGGGAACACATCCTCTCCGGCTTCGGCGGCGGCTTGGGCGGCGCCGCCGACGGCCTCCTGGATTACCACGGGACGCGCTTCCCGCTGTGTTCCCACGGCGGCGACGTCAATTGCACCTTGATGGACGGCGCGGAGGCCGGGGGCCGCTGCGTGGACATCCGCTGCTTGGCCGGCCACGTGGACGAGAGCGAGACTTACAACGTGCACCTGGCCGTGCGGGCCATCGTGGAGGGCGTCCGCCGCTTGCTGCGCTGCGGCCGTCGCCAGTGTGAAAGGAAGGCCAACTTCAGCGCCTCCGAG CTTCTGGCGGAAATAAAGAAGATCAACTTGACGATAGACTCCACCCGCTTATTCTTTGACGCCAACGGCGACCCCAGTCTGGGATACGACATTCTGCATTGGGACACGGCGGCCCCAAAACGGCCCATCCGGATCATCGGCGAATACTGGCCCAACGGGCAGATTGCGGTCCCGCCGGACCTGGTGGAGAGAATGCGCGGCGTGCGG GTGACCGCTTACAACTGCTCCAAGAGCTGCAAAGCGGGTCAAGAACTCAAGAGGCAGAAGGCTCACATGCCGTGCTGCGCCGACTGCGTGCCGTGCGCCCAGGGAGAGTATTCCGCCGGACGAG GCGCAGAGTGCCGACGGTGCCGTGAAGACCAGTACTCGGCTCCCGGGCAGGAGCGCTGCCTGGAGAAGAAGCTGGACTTCCTGGGCTGGTCCGATCCCCTGGCCGTCATCCTGAGCGTGGCGGGGGCCGCGGGCGCGCTGGCCACGGCGGTGACGGCGGTCCTGTTCGCCGTCCACCGGGCCACGCCGGTGGTCAAGGCGGTGGGGGGCTCGCCCCTGTGCTTCGTGGAGCTGTCGGCCCTGCTGACCTGCTTCGGCCTGACCTTCAGCTTCCCCGGCGAGCCCGGCGCCGTCTCGTGCGTGGCCGGCACGCCGCTCTTCGGGACGGCCTTCTCCCTGTGCGCCTCCTGCATCCTGGCCAACCTGCTGCAGATCTTGGGCGGCTTCGCCTCGGCCCGCCGACCGGCCCGGCTGGCCCGGCTGGCCCGGAGGCCGGCCCTGGTGGTGGCCCTGCTGACGGGGATCCAGCTGGCCCTGTGCGCCTGCTGGCTGGGGCTGGCCCCGCCGGCGCCGGCCCGCAACAACTTGTCCAGGAGCGTCCTGTTGGAGTGCCACAAGGGCCCCGAGGGCTTCTTCGTGGCCACGCTGGCCTACAACGCGCTGCTGGCCCTCCTCTCCTTCCTGTTTGCCTTCCAGGGGAGGCGGCTGCCCGACTTGTACAAGAACGCCAGCTTGGTGGCGGTGGGCATGCTGCTCTACCTGATCGTGTGGGCGCTCTTCATCCCCATCTACGTCAATCTGTTCGGCGCCTACAAGCACGCCATCGAGAGCGCCGCCATTCTCATTTCCAGCTACGGCGCGCTCTGCTGCCACCTGGCGCCCAAGTGCTACATCATGCTCTTCCGCAAGGAAATCAACGAGCAGAGGGCCATCCTGGAGTACGTCCGCAAGCACTACGAGGCCAAAGGAATCTCCGTGGTCAAGTGA